CCGTTTTTGTGGGCCAGATCCGCCAGCGCTTCAATATCCACAATATTGCTGTGTGGGTTGCCCAGGGTTTCAATAAAAATGGCCTTGGTGCGGGGTGTGATGGCGCGCTCAAAAGCGCCGGGTTTATCAGGGTCCACAAAGGTGGTGTCTATGCCCCAGGCCTTGAGCGTGTGCGCCAGCAGGTTGTAGGTGCCGCCGTAGAGGGTTTTTTCGGCCACAATGTGGTCGCCCGCTTCGGCCAGATTTTGCAGGGCATAGGTGACCGCTGCCGCGCCGCTGGCCGTGGCCAGGGCCGCAACTCCGCCCTCAAGGGCTGCCACTCGCTGTTCAAAGGCGTCCTGCGTGGGATTGGTCAGGCGGCTGTATATGTTGCCGGCATTGCTGAGGTTAAAGCGGGCCTCAGCGTGCGCACAGTCGTCAAAAACAAAGGATGTTGTCTGATAGATCGGTACTGCGCGCGCCCCGGTCGCCGGATCCGGCTGTTCCTGTCCTGCATGAACTTGCAGGGTTTCAAAACGTGGTTTCTTTTTTTCGCTCATTTCTGTCCCCTGTTTCTTTTGCAGTTTGTATGATCCTAGTCGACAAATAATTTCTTAGTAAATTGGTAAGAAATGATTGGCCCAGATATTCTGGCTTGTCAAGCAAGCCCTGGCGGAAAATCTCGCGTGCGCACCGCGTCAGTCTTGCGCCGTGCAGTCTGGGAGACTAGGATGCTCAACGGCACGTTCCACGCCTTTGCGGGCGGGCGCGCATCAAGCAAAATGGAGGCCGCATGAAGGCGGAAATAATATCGGTCGGCACAGAACTCCTGCTGGGGCATACGGTCAATACGGATGCAACCCATGTGGCGCGGGAGCTTTCTGCCCTGGGGATGGATCTTTTACAGGTGAACACCGTGGGCGACAACCCACAACGGCTGGAGAAAGCCCTGCGCGAGGCTCTGCAACGCGCGGAAGTGGTTATCACCACCGGCGGCCTTGGCCCTACGGAAGACGATCTGACCAAGGAAACAGTAGCCCTGGTGGCCGAAGCGCCGCTTGAGGAACATGCGGACAGCATGGCGCGGTTGCGGGAGTATTTCGGCACGCGCCCCATGTCGGCCAATCAGGCCAAACAGGCCATGTTGCCGCGCGGATCCGTGGCTTTCCCCAATCTGGCGGGTACCGCCCCCGGCTGCGCCACGCCTGCGGGCGAGGGGCGCTGGGTGCTCATGCTGCCTGGGCCTCCTTCCGAACTGCTGCCCATGCTGCACGACAGCGCCGTGCCCTTTTTGCGGAGCATGAGCGGGTCGGTCATTTCGTCGTTTATGGTAAAGACCTTTGGCATAGGCGAGGGCGTGGCGGCCTTGCGCATTGCGGGGCTGACTGGCGGGGCCAATCCCACGGCGGCAACCTATGCGGGCGATGCGGAAATGTTTGTGCGGGTAACGGCCAAGGCGCAGGATGCCACCGCTGCCGAGGCTCTGGCTGCCCCCATGGTTGCGGAGGTGCGCGAACTGCTGGGGCACTTTGTGTACGGCGTGAATGTTGCGGGGCTGGAGACTGTGGTGGTGCAGGAGCTGGCGCGTCAGGGCAAAACCCTTGCCACTGCGGAATCCTGCACCGGCGGTCTGCTTGCCAAGCGCATCACTGACCAGCCCGGCGCATCGGATGTTTTTGGTTACGGCATGGTAACCTACGCCAACGAAGCCAAGGAGCGGCTGCTCGGCGTACCGCACGATATGCTGTGCGCGCACGGGGCTGTCAGCCCGGAGGTGGCGCGGGCCATGGCCCAGGGCGTGCGCGAGTGCAGCGGCGCTGATTACGGCATTGGCATCACGGGCGTGGCCGGCCCCGGCGGCGGCACGCCGCAAAAGCCTGTGGGGCTTGTGTATATTGCCCTGAGCGATGCGGAGCATGTCTGGCTGCGCGTCATGCGCCCGCAAGGGCGTTATCTGGGCCGCGACTGGACGCGCCGCCTTGCCTCAAGCCATGCGCTGGACATGCTGCGCCGCCGTCTTGCCGATCTGCCAGTTGAAGATCAGTGGAGTCTGGATCAGGCCTAGTTTTTTGTCTGTCGATGCTGTGACCCCCCGGCGGATGTGGTCTGAGAGGCCGTTTCCGCCGGGGGTTCTTTATTGGGAGGGGCGGTTCCGCCTGCGGTCAGGCGGGCTGATTTTTTCCCGAGCAGGTGATGCCAAATTCCACAGGGATTTTCATGTAGAAGATTTGCAGATTTTCCTGCTCAATGCGGGCAAAAAGCTGCTCGCTGTGTTCCGGGCTCACGGCCATGGTTACTTCCATGGGCTGCTCGCCCACATCAAAAAAGCGTGCGCTGTGGTATTTGCCGTCGCGCCCGTAACCGCCTTGCGCCGCGGCAAAGGTTGCGCCCTCAACGCCAATGGCCTTTGCTTCCTTGAGCAGCCATTCCGCAATGCTCATGTGCCCGTGCGAGCGCCCCTGCTGCGTATAAAATGTCAGTTTGTAGCCGTTCATGGCCTGCTCCTAACGAAAGAGGGATTTGAGAAGCGAAACTGCGCCAAGGCCCATGAAAAAACAGACCAGCGAGCCGCAGACGTGCAGGGTTATGGCCCCGGCGGCCATGCCTATGCGTTGTTCCTGCAGCAGGGTGCCAATCTCTGCCGTGAAGGTGGAAAAGGTGGTGAGACCGCCAAGAAAACCGGTGATGATAAGCAGCCGCCATTCGGGGGCCAGACCGGGCAGCGAGTTGAACACGCCCAGCGAAAGCCCGATGCCGAACCCGCCGAGGAAATTTGCCGCCACCGTGCCAAGCGGAATAGCCGGAAAGATGGAATTGAGCAGCATTGAAAGCACCCAGCGAAGGCAGGCCCCAGCCCCGGCCCCCAATGTGATGACAAGAACGTTTTTGACCATGCGTCAATCCGTTATGCGGTGCAGGTATGGCTGTTACCGGCCCATGCTGCCCGCGTTTTCATGCTTGCCGATGGCAGCGGTAGTGCCCCGGCGTTGAATAAAAAAAGCAACCGCGCTTGGGCGCGGTCGCAAAATAGTCTACCAACGCCCTGGCCCTGGTAGGAGTTATCAGCAAATGCGGTTCAAGGGGAACTCCATCCCCTGGGTAATTTCTACATCTGCCGGGGCCGCAAGTAAACCCGTTTTTGCCGCCGGAGTAGAGCATTCCCTGCCATGTCAGCCCTGCTTTTTATCCCGGCTGCACAGGCGGTAATAAAACAGCAGCACGTACAGGGGGGCCAGATAGGCGGCGGCCATGATCGCCTCTGTGGCGCTGAAAAATTCCATGCAGACAATCATCACCAGCACATTGTTGATAACGCCGAACGAAATCTGAAAGGCCATGCCCACCTGCCTGCTCATGCGGCGGGCCAGGGGGATGGCGGCAAGCGTCATGATGAGGCAGAGCAGGGAGGCTGCGCCCAGCGATTTGAGCAGCAGGTCGGGCGATTGCCGCAGCAGATCGCCGTAGTGGCTGAAAATGGCAATGTTGGAAATCACGATGGACACGGTTATGAGCGGGAACTGCCAGCGTAAAAGCAGGTTGCGGAGCCCGTCAAGGTGAATGCGCGTAATATGCGCGGCGGCAAAGGGCACAAGAATGGTCACGCAGAGCGACAGGCTCATGTGCCCCAGTTCCAGGTGCGCAGGCATGTTGAGCGGCTCAAGGCCCAGCAGGCGTAGCGCGGCATCGGTAGCGGAAAGCACGGCGGGCAGGCTTGCGGGCAGCAGCAGGGACGTGGCGATGTTGGCCACAAGAATAAGCGCCGTATTGGCCCCCACCATGAGCGAAAAAACAGCGGCCATGACCCCCACGGGCGCTGCGCCAAGCAGAAAGGCCCCCAGCGCAAACTGGGGCATGAGCAGGCGGAAGACCGCAAGACACAACAGCGGCAGCACCGCAAGCCGCAAGGCTACCAGAAAACAGAGTGTGCCCTTCATGTGGCGTATTTCGCGCATCAGGGCTTCCATGCCCACAGCCAGAAAACTCATATAAAGCATGAAAATGAGAATAAGGCGCGGCATTGCGGCAAGCGGTTCTGCCGCCTGGGGCAGAAAAACGCCCGCCGCCATGGAAAGCAGCGAAGAAAGGACCATGATAAGGTCGCGGGAATTCATAAGGCCTCAACTTTTTCGCCACACTGCCCAACATGCCCGCCCTTGGCAAGTCCCAAGGGCGGGCATGTTACGGCATGTTCAGACTCTCTCAGGCATGGCCCGCGCGGGGGCAGCCAGCGCCCATGCTGCAATCAGTTTGTCTGGCGGATCAGCCGGTCAGGCGGCAAGGTCGTCAGCGGGCTGAATTTTTTAATGTACGCCGCCAGCACGTCCACATCAACCGGGTCAGGGGCTTCCACGGGCGATCCCTTGGCAAGCATGGCGTAGCCATCGCCCCGGCGTTCGAGGTAATCCACAAGAACCACCCGGTAGCGGGCGGCAGAATCAAGGGGGCGCGTGGTTCCGTCCGCGTCCAGCAGCTCTGCGCGCACAATGCGTTTGCCGGAGGGCAGGGCGGGATTATACACGTAGCGAAGGCCCGCCGTATGCAACACGGGAGAGCCAACGCCCTTGTAGTCGGCCACGCCGTGTTCCAGCGCCGCCAGCAGTTGCTCACCTGTGAAGTCGCGGATGATGACCTTGTTGCCAAAGGGCAGCACGGCCAGCATGTCGCCAAGGTTCAGCGCACCCTGGCGCAGGGGTGCGCGCAGCCCCCCGCCGTTGATAATGGCGACCTGCGCTCCATAGGCGCGGCCATAATCCAGCATGGAATCGGTGGCGATGAGGCCGGAAAGGCATTCACCTATGCGGCACTGGTGCAGGCCGTCAGGCGCAGTCAGGTTGTTCTGCCCCACGGTAACGGAGGTGAAGGCTTCCAGTTTTTGGGCATACTGGGCGATCTTGGCTTCCACGGCAGGGTCGGGCGGAATGGAGGCATCCAGCGGCAGGGCCTCGCCCTGCCAGCGCACCGGGACGCCCTGCGCGTCAAAGGTTACGTCGAGCTGGCCCAGATACTTGGCAAGCGCTCCGGCAGTGACCACCAGAACAGGCTTGCCCGAGGGGGAATGCTCCACAATGGGGTACGGCCCCTTGGACGATTTGGGGCCAAGGTAGTCGTGGGTGTGCCCGCCCACAATGATGTCCACGCCGTCCACCTTGCGGGCCAGTTCCAGATCCTTTGGCAGGCCAAGATGTGTCACGGCTATGATGTGCCGCACTCCCTGCTTTTCCAGCTCCGCCACGGCCTTTTTCAGCGTGGTTTCGCTCTTGTAGAACCACGTTTCGGGGCAGGCCGCAGAAAGCGTGCGCACGCTGGGATTGGCAAGCCCCACAATGCCCACCTTGACCCCGCGCACCTCCTTGATGATCCATGGGCGG
The sequence above is a segment of the Desulfovibrio sp. genome. Coding sequences within it:
- a CDS encoding competence/damage-inducible protein A; the encoded protein is MKAEIISVGTELLLGHTVNTDATHVARELSALGMDLLQVNTVGDNPQRLEKALREALQRAEVVITTGGLGPTEDDLTKETVALVAEAPLEEHADSMARLREYFGTRPMSANQAKQAMLPRGSVAFPNLAGTAPGCATPAGEGRWVLMLPGPPSELLPMLHDSAVPFLRSMSGSVISSFMVKTFGIGEGVAALRIAGLTGGANPTAATYAGDAEMFVRVTAKAQDATAAEALAAPMVAEVRELLGHFVYGVNVAGLETVVVQELARQGKTLATAESCTGGLLAKRITDQPGASDVFGYGMVTYANEAKERLLGVPHDMLCAHGAVSPEVARAMAQGVRECSGADYGIGITGVAGPGGGTPQKPVGLVYIALSDAEHVWLRVMRPQGRYLGRDWTRRLASSHALDMLRRRLADLPVEDQWSLDQA
- a CDS encoding DUF190 domain-containing protein codes for the protein MNGYKLTFYTQQGRSHGHMSIAEWLLKEAKAIGVEGATFAAAQGGYGRDGKYHSARFFDVGEQPMEVTMAVSPEHSEQLFARIEQENLQIFYMKIPVEFGITCSGKNQPA
- the crcB gene encoding fluoride efflux transporter CrcB, whose translation is MVKNVLVITLGAGAGACLRWVLSMLLNSIFPAIPLGTVAANFLGGFGIGLSLGVFNSLPGLAPEWRLLIITGFLGGLTTFSTFTAEIGTLLQEQRIGMAAGAITLHVCGSLVCFFMGLGAVSLLKSLFR
- a CDS encoding symporter — encoded protein: MNSRDLIMVLSSLLSMAAGVFLPQAAEPLAAMPRLILIFMLYMSFLAVGMEALMREIRHMKGTLCFLVALRLAVLPLLCLAVFRLLMPQFALGAFLLGAAPVGVMAAVFSLMVGANTALILVANIATSLLLPASLPAVLSATDAALRLLGLEPLNMPAHLELGHMSLSLCVTILVPFAAAHITRIHLDGLRNLLLRWQFPLITVSIVISNIAIFSHYGDLLRQSPDLLLKSLGAASLLCLIMTLAAIPLARRMSRQVGMAFQISFGVINNVLVMIVCMEFFSATEAIMAAAYLAPLYVLLFYYRLCSRDKKQG
- a CDS encoding bifunctional metallophosphatase/5'-nucleotidase; protein product: MAAFLLRFRFSALALFLWASLLTGFSLVSLPCHAQEKAGLELLLLHTNDLHSYLAGRDAHGNACLKSEGCTGGFARLATAMKRARAEHDNVLAVDAGDQFQGTLFFTANKWPMLADINSLMPYDAMTLGNHEFDDGCEATAGFVRAQPYPVLAANLDARPGCPLRGTPFRPWIIKEVRGVKVGIVGLANPSVRTLSAACPETWFYKSETTLKKAVAELEKQGVRHIIAVTHLGLPKDLELARKVDGVDIIVGGHTHDYLGPKSSKGPYPIVEHSPSGKPVLVVTAGALAKYLGQLDVTFDAQGVPVRWQGEALPLDASIPPDPAVEAKIAQYAQKLEAFTSVTVGQNNLTAPDGLHQCRIGECLSGLIATDSMLDYGRAYGAQVAIINGGGLRAPLRQGALNLGDMLAVLPFGNKVIIRDFTGEQLLAALEHGVADYKGVGSPVLHTAGLRYVYNPALPSGKRIVRAELLDADGTTRPLDSAARYRVVLVDYLERRGDGYAMLAKGSPVEAPDPVDVDVLAAYIKKFSPLTTLPPDRLIRQTN